Genomic window (Balearica regulorum gibbericeps isolate bBalReg1 chromosome Z, bBalReg1.pri, whole genome shotgun sequence):
CTAGCTGAACAACAGACACCCCGAGAAACATGCCTGAGCAAAGCAATGATTACAGGGTTGTTGTGTTTGGAGCTGGAGGAGTAGGCAAAAGTTCTTTGGTCTTGAGATTTGTGAAGGGCACTTTCAGAGAGAGCTACATCCCTACCATCGAAGACACCTATCGGCAGGTGATCAGCTGTGATAAGAGCATATGCACTTTGCAGATAACTGACACTACAGGGAGCCATCAGTTTCCAGCCATGCAACGTCTTTCTATTTCTAAAGGACAtgctttcattttggtttaCTCTATCACCAGCCGACAGTCCTTGGAGGAACTCAAACCGATCTATGAACAAATATGTCAGATTAAAGGAGACGTAGAAAACATTCCCATAATGCTGGTGGGGAACAAAAATGATGAGAACCAAAATCGAGAGGTGGACAGCAGCGAAGGGGAAGCCATGGCTAAGAAGTGGAAATGTGCCTTCATGGAGACCTCTGCCAAGCTGAACCACAATGTGAAAGAGTTATTCCAAGAATTGCTAAACCTAGAGAAACGCAGGACTGTGAGTTTACAGATTGATggcaaaaaaagcaagcagcagaaaaggaaagagaagctgaaaggcAAATGTGTGGTGATGTGAAATTACACTGTCCAAAGTCAGTCATGCAGTCTCATCTGTCTGGTAATACTCATGTAAAACCTATAGACAGCAAACAACCATGCAAGACCCTATTCATTAGTAcctgtttcaaaagaaatatttggaagttgaaaaaaatgagtTGCTGTGGTTGCTATGAAAAAAGCCAACAATTAGAAAATCATGTACTCTAGCTATCAGcgaaaaaaaccaggaaaaaagaaagatggacCGGGATATCTAATTTTGTAATTTACAGAAGAAGTGAAATTTCATCATTAGCATAATGTGAAAAATTTTGGAAAGTCAATTTCatattatttacatttgcaCATAACTGCTAGAGAAGACAATGTATaatgttagaagaaaaacaaagaaatggcCGTGAAGAAACCTAGAACCATATAAATGCATGCTGGATGGCATTATCACATCCGTGATAATGATAATGCTGTGGACAAATAATTCATCGCAATTTTCATTACTGACTGGTGGGGCAGTGTGCATAAAGGTAGTCTCAAATTTGCCAAATAAATGAGCTATTTCACACTGAAAGGAAGTGTGGGGGCAGCA
Coding sequences:
- the DIRAS2 gene encoding GTP-binding protein Di-Ras2 gives rise to the protein MPEQSNDYRVVVFGAGGVGKSSLVLRFVKGTFRESYIPTIEDTYRQVISCDKSICTLQITDTTGSHQFPAMQRLSISKGHAFILVYSITSRQSLEELKPIYEQICQIKGDVENIPIMLVGNKNDENQNREVDSSEGEAMAKKWKCAFMETSAKLNHNVKELFQELLNLEKRRTVSLQIDGKKSKQQKRKEKLKGKCVVM